A region from the Campylobacter blaseri genome encodes:
- the kdsB gene encoding 3-deoxy-manno-octulosonate cytidylyltransferase: protein MIVIPTRLKSTRFENKILCDIFGVPMFIATANVAKKVDDVLIAVDDEKVLKIANDYGFKAVMTKTTHESGTDRINEAVSKMGLKDSEVIINLQADEPFFEGLNLTKFKEFAMEQILNQDAFMASAYKYIEKSEADNPNLVKVVVDENSTALYFSRSKIPFDREPYNDYKGHIGIYAYSVKTLMEFCDFSQSKLEKTEKLEQLRALSNGKKISMLKMESKSIGIDTKEDLEKALKVFKKVNND, encoded by the coding sequence ATGATAGTAATACCAACAAGGCTGAAATCAACAAGATTTGAAAACAAAATTTTATGCGATATTTTCGGTGTTCCTATGTTTATAGCAACTGCAAATGTAGCTAAAAAAGTTGATGATGTTTTAATAGCTGTTGATGATGAAAAAGTGCTAAAAATAGCAAATGATTATGGTTTTAAAGCAGTTATGACAAAAACTACTCACGAAAGCGGAACTGATAGGATAAATGAAGCTGTTAGCAAGATGGGGTTAAAAGATAGTGAAGTTATCATAAATCTGCAAGCTGATGAGCCATTTTTTGAGGGTTTAAATTTAACTAAATTTAAAGAGTTTGCAATGGAGCAAATTTTAAACCAAGATGCATTTATGGCAAGTGCTTATAAATATATAGAAAAAAGCGAAGCGGACAATCCAAATTTAGTAAAAGTTGTAGTCGATGAAAATAGCACGGCTTTGTATTTTTCAAGATCAAAAATTCCTTTTGACAGAGAGCCTTATAATGATTATAAAGGGCACATTGGAATTTATGCATATAGTGTTAAAACTTTAATGGAATTTTGTGATTTTAGTCAAAGTAAGTTAGAAAAGACAGAAAAACTTGAACAATTAAGAGCACTTAGTAATGGCAAAAAAATATCAATGTTAAAAATGGAAAGCAAAAGCATTGGAATTGACACTAAAGAAGATTTAGAAAAAGCATTAAAAGTATTTAAAAAGGTTAATAATGACTAA